The stretch of DNA TATTCAATAATTTTATTCCACTTCTCACTTCTAGAAACAACGGCTTTTATATAACTACAAACCACTACAGCCTTGTAACATTCATTAGTAAGTTGTTCTAATGTTTTTTCTACCAATACTTTGCCAATGCCTCGTCCTCTTAAATGATAAGGCACTTCAGAGTGTATAAGATACATTTTATTATCACGTAACTGGTAATCTATTTTTGCGTTTTCTCCATTAATATCTAATGTAAAACGCTTATTTTCTTTATCGTGAATTATATCTAACCTACTCGGGATTAGTTTATTTAGCCATTTTTCTAAATCTTCTTTATACGGATTTCTTAATTTCTTTTCACCAATGGTTATAGTTGGAAAATTAAGCTTTCTATTTTCATAAAGGTTACGCAATTCTTCGGCATGGTCTTTATTTTTTTCTACATCTAAAAACTGATATGGCAATTCAGTTTTGTCTAATAAAATTTTATAATAATTTGTTTTATGACAACCCGCAGCTCCATATAATTTTATGGTTGGAATACGATTCATTTTTAAAGTGTTTTTAAAAACTCTATAGCAGCGTCTGGGTTTAAATGAAAATCGCTAAACACGACATTATCATGCTTATCTATAAATAAAAACCATGGTGTTCCTCCTGTTTTATAATTAAACATGATATTAGATCCTGACCTTCCATAATCTCCTGGATCATGTCCAAATGGTATTTTTAAATCATACTGCTTTTGGGTTTCTACTATTTTTTCATAAGTATTGGAATCATGTCCTTCAAAAACAGTCTGTACTGCTAAGAAAGCAACCTCATCGTTATCTTTTAAAGCTTCCACCATTTTCTTTAAATCTGGCAAACCTTTACTATGACATCCTGGACACCAACTTTGAAAACAATAGACTACTTTGAATTTGCCCTTAAAGTCTGAAAGCTTAATGGCTTCTGTTTTATTCCCCTCAGCGTCAACCCATTGATTCACATCAAATTCCGGAGCTTTAAATACTTGTTTTTCTTCTGCTTGATTTGACATTTTATTGCCCTTTCTTTTAAATATTTATACCACTCTTTATTTTAAATAATTTCTAATCCCATAACTCGCCAAAACCCCTTCTCCAGTAGCAGCTGCTACTTGAGCGATGGCGCCTTCTCTACAATCACCTGCAGCAAATATGCCATTTACTGAGGTTTCTGCTAAACCTGTAGTTTGAATAAACCCTCTATTATCAAGGTTTACAATATTTTTAAACGATTGTGTATTTGGAATTAACCCAATAAAAATGAATACACCGTCTGCCTCTATAACAGATGCTTCATTAGTGTCATTATCTTTTACTTTTAAACCTTTAAATAGTCCTTTTTCATCTGAAATAAACTCTAGTGAATTCTTATTCATATATGTCGAAATATTCTCTATAGTATCCAATTTTTCTACATAGGTTTCTGATGCGGAAAAATTTTCAGATCGATGTACTATTTTGACACTTTTACAGAATCCTGCTAAAAAGATACCTTCTTCTAATGCCGAATTCCCACCGCCAATCACAATAATATCCTTGTCTCTATAAAAAGCACCGTCACAAGTGGCACAAAAATGAATTCCAGAGCCTATTAACTCTTCTTCATTAGGAATACCTAATTTCCGATATGTAGAACCCGTAGATAATACAACCGATTTTCCTAAAAATGTTGTGCTTTTTGTTTTTATTGAGAATATATCATCTTGTTTTTCAATAGCAATAACTTCTTCTCCTGTTTTAATAACGGCTCCGTATGTTTTTGCTTGTTCTTCCATTTTCTCCATTAATTTAGGGCCTGAAATAGATTGAAATCCTGGGTAATTTTCAATTTTTTCAGTCAAAAAAGCATTTCCTCCAATAGTAGACTTTTCTAATATCAAGGTGTCAAAACGGTCTCTTTGCGCATATATAGAAGTTGTTAATCCTGCTGCTCCACCTCCAATAATTATGGTATCAAAAATTTTATGTTCCTTCTCAACGTTTATTGAAAGCAACTCTGTTAGCTTAACATTATCTGGGTTTGTATATGGAATATCATCAATTAAAATGGTTGGAATAGTTCGTTTCCCATTATTAATCTCCTCAACCTTTTGAGTGGCCCAATCGTATTTATCTACATCAATAAATTCAAAGTTAATGCCATGATCTCTCAAAAAGCTTTTGGCTCTCTTGCAATCTGGACACCAATCGGCCCCAAATAGTTGTACTCTGCCTGTTTCATTAATTCCTAAAACTGAAGCTAACTCAACATTATCAGGATTTGTATACGATTTGTTTTTAATTATAAGGGTTGGAATAATTCGCTTTCCATTATTAATTGCTTCTACTCTAGCTGTTGCTTCCTTATCTAAGTCTACATCTATAAAGGTATATGCAACATTATTTTCCTTTAAATAAGCTTTAGCTCTTCTGCAATCTGGACACCAATCGGCTCCATAAAGTAAAATATCATTCATTAGTTTTAGTGTTTAAAAAATAGACTTCCAAACACATACTGTTTGGAAATCTATTTATTTCTATTTTAATTTATCTGCGTGAAGCTTACGCAGTTTTGCCAATTTAGGCGTAATAACGAAACTACAATAGCCTTGTTCTTGATTATTGCTGTAATAGTCTTGATGTTCTCTTTCGGCTTCATAAAACACATCTAAAGGACTAATTTCTGTAACCACAGGATTTTCATAATAAGGAGTCATTTCCTTTAAAACAATCTCAGCAATCTCTTTTTGCTTTTCATTATGATAATAAATCACCGATCGGTATTGTGTGCCTCTATCTGCTCCTTGTCGATTCAAGGTTGTGGGATCGTGAGTTGTCATGAAAATAACTAACAGCTCTTCATAAGAAATTGTATGAGCATTAAACATTACTTGTATCACTTCCGCGTGCCCTGTTAATCCTGAACAAATTTCACGATATGTTGGATGTCCTGGAACATTCCCTCCAGAATAACCAGACACTACTTTTTCTACACCTTTTACTTCTTGAAACACAGCTTCTGTACACCAAAAACAACCACCACCAAATGTGGCTAACTCTAAATTTTTATTTGCCATTGATTGTCTCCTTTTCCAATTGCATAGATTCAGAATTTATACAATACCGTAACCCACTGGGGTCTGGACCATCTGGGAATACATGCCCCAAATGCGCATCACAGGTATTACACATCACTTCTACTCGTACCATCCCAAATGCTGTATCTCTTTCATACTTAATAGCATTTTCTTTAATAGGTTGTGTAAAACTGGGCCAACCCGTTCCTGAACTAAATTTAATAGTAGAATCAAACAAAGGCGCATCACAACAGACACAGTTATATTTACCTGCATCATGTGTACTACAAAGTGCACCACTATGAGGGCGCTCCGTGCCTTTTTGTCTGGTAATTCTAAATTGTTCTGGGGTTAATTGAGTGCGCCATTCTCCATCTGTTTTTTCAACACGTCTGTCTGGAGTTGGATTTCCATTTACAGAAAAGTTGATTACTTCTTTCCAAGTTAGCATAATAATGTTTCCTTTCTTTTTTAAATTAAAAACTCAAGATGAGTCCAATATTAATATGCTTTTACCTTAATACTAGTCTAATCTAAGTTTAATTCCTTACAACCTGAGTTCGACGTAAGGAAAATGAGGCTGTTTACATAAGATCCTGCATCATATGCTTACTCGGACAAGTGATTTTATAGGTCTCTGAAACATATTCAAATCTATTAATTTCAAGCTAAAAGTCAATAAACATAAATGTAAAGTAACATTGAAATATACGACAAAATATAGCGTTTACTCTTCATTAATTAAAGTTTAGTATTTTTACTGAAAATCATTTCTTTTCTATGGACAATCTTATTGCTGAAGCAGAAAAATATGTCATTCAATATTTAAATGATAATCTTGATAACAAGTTTGTTTATCATAATTTATCACATACACAAAATGTAGTCAAAAAAGCTAATGAACTGGCTGAGCTTGCAAATTTAAAAGAAACAGACAAATCACTTTTACTATTAAGCGCTTGGTTTCATGACACTGGTTACACCAAAAGCATAGATAATCATGAAGCTGAAAGTGTGAAAATTGCGGACGCTTTTCTAAAAGAGCACAACGTGTCTGAAAACGATATAAAAAGTATATCCGATTTGATTTTAGCTACTAAAATGAAATACGAGCCAAAAAATGAACTGGAAAAAACAATAAGGGATGCCGATTGTGCTCATATAGGAAGCAAAAAATTTGGCGACATTACCGAGCTTCTTAGAAAAGAATGGGAGCTTGCTTGCAACAAGACACTCAGTGATGAAGAATGGCTAAGTATGAATATTGATTTTCTATCTAATGATCATAGATTCTATACTAATGAAGCTTCCGCAAAGTGGGATAAAGTAAAGAGTAAAAACCTAGCACAGTTATTAAAAGCTCAAAATAAGCTAAAGCAGGACAGCACCAAATTAAAGTATAAAAAAGAAGAGTTAAGTTTAAAAAAAAACAAAGTCGCATTACCAGAACGAGGTATTGAAACCATGTTTAGGGTGACTCTTAAGAACCACATCACTTTAAGTAATATTGCAGATACGAAGGCTAATATTTTATTATCGGTTAATGCTATAATTGTATCTTTAGTCCTTTCTAACTTAGTTTCAAAATTAGACAATCCTTCAAACCAATATTTAATTGTTCCCACAATTATTTTTGTATTGTTTACAGTTATATCTATTGTGCTATCCATTTTAGCTACTCGCCCAAATGTTACAAGCGGTAAGTTTACTAAAAATGATGTTGCTAATAAAAAAGTTAACTTATTGTTTTTTGGTAACTTTCATAAAATGAGCCTTAAAGACTTTGAATGGGCCATGGGTGAAATGATGCAGGATAGAGATTATCTTTATTCTTCTATGAAAAAAGATCTATATTTTCTCGGATTGGTTTTAGATAAAAAATATAAAATACTACGACTCACCTATAGCGTTTTTATGGTAGGTATTATAGTGAGTGTTCTTTCTTTTGCTATTGCATTTCAATTTTTTTCTGGTACTACTGCTGTATAATTAAATTTCGAAACACCATTGATTGAAAATAAAGATTTTGAAGATCTAAACTATTCAGAAAAACCTTTAGACAAGGGAGAATATGAAGATTGTAGATTTACAAACTGTAATTTTGTGAATGTCGATTTATCAAACATGTCTTTTACAGACTGTCAGTTTACCGATTGCCATTTTAGTTTAACCAATATAAATCACTCGGTACTTAATGATGTTTCCTTTTCTAATTGCAAATTATTAGGCATTCATTTTAATAACTGTGACGATTTATTTTTATCTATTTCTTTTGATAATTGCAATCTAGAACTTTCCGTATTCTATAATCTAACCTTAAAAAAAATGCTTTTTAAAAACTGTAATTTAACAGGAGTAGATTTTACTGAAACCAATTTAACAGGAGCTACTTTTCAAAACTGTAATTTAAAGAATGCTCTTTTTCAAAATACAACACTGGAGCGTGTTAACTTTAATACAGCTTACAATATATCGCTAGACCCCGAAAACAACAGAATGAAGCATGCTAAATTTTCAAAAGAAAATATTGCAGGATTACTGAGTAAGTATCAAATTAAAATAACTTAATTCCTGCGAAGGCAGGAATCTCATTAAATATTAAACGGAGACATTTTTCCACGCATTGCGAATTGCATCGTTACACTAAGGAAAGTAGTATTTAGAGGTAACAGATTCCTGCCTCCGCAGGAATTTAAGCCTTAATTTCCTTCATTAAGTCTTCATAAGTATAGAATGCCTTATCGTTTTCATCCTTATGATATAACACACTTACCCGAATCGCTTTTAGCCCTGTAACAGCTTGTAAATCCTGAAGTTCTAGGATTTCAATATCGGTATCTAAATAATGTCTGGATTGTAAAAATTTAATATATCTTAAATACTCTCTTTCGTCTTGTTTTTGAGAATATACAATACTAATTTTTCCTTTTTGAGTAACGCGTTCTGTGGTTCCTTTTATGTAAGCTTTATCTACTCGTTTTTTTACAATTTCGTAACGGGCATTGTAAGTCCCGTCCACATCAAACTGTTTTTCATCCATTCTAAAACTTATAGATAAGGGCTGATTAAATACTAATATCATAGATGCGACATCTAGCGATACCGGGAAGCTTGATTGCATTTGATAATATGAGTTTTCCATTTCACACATCACCTGTAATTGCCACAAACGTAAATTATATAAATAGATAAGGTTAAAACTATCCTCTCTAGTAATAGATTCTCCAACATACATATTATGTTCTACCCCATCTGTTTTAAAACGTTCAAAATAATGCGGATACATTTGTTGCGCCTCTACTTGTTTTGCATCTAAAAGGGATGCCATTTCTTTATTAATCACTGCAATAGTATCATCATACTCTTTTCTATGTCTATAAAGCATATTTACTTTATCATCAATACTATCAAAATAGGCATCAATTTGCTCTTTTAATTCATCTATTGTATATAAGTGTTTAAGCACCGGTTCTATATCTCGTTTAAAAAACTCAGAGATTTGTTGTTCACTGTCTACTTGAAAATGGTCACCTAAACCTTTAAGATAATTATCGGTCTGATATATAAATTGATCATAAATTGGTAAGCCTTCTATTTCTGAAGCACTTTTAAATATTCTTTTAATGGCTGTTAATTGAAGTGTTAAATCTTGCTGTGTGGCCTTATTTCGTGCCTCTGACGATCCTTTAATATCAATTTGTCCATAAAGTGGGTAGATGTTCTCGAAAGCTATCTTTTTAAAAATAGCTTGTTCACCACTCATTTCTGACTTAATAAAATTCTTCGCCTCTTTTTCAAATCGCCAATGTACACTTGGATGAATTGAGGTACATTCTTTTTGTATAATCGCTTCTATTAAATTCTCTTCATCACTTTTTGATCGTTCGACTGCCGATACAATAAAAGGCATAACATCTATTAACTTATTGGCATTTATACTATTAAGCACTTGTGGCTTATTAGATACTATTTCCAGTATCCCCATTAAACCTTTATCATTAGCTATAGGTGCAAAAATCGCACTTTTAATACCTTGTTCATGTAATGAAGCTATATGTGGTGCTTTTCCTTTAGATAATTTAAACATTTTATCTACATCTGACACCGAAAAATATTTACTTTCATTTAGCAGCCTATTATATGACCAACCACATAAAGCACCTTTGCAACTAGCGTTTTCCGAATTGTTCAGTAAAAAGCTATGCATACCAACACCATAAACACGTTCAAATGTTTGTTCTTCTTCATTAAAGATTGAAAAACCAACTTTTAAATCATTTATTCCTAAAAGAGATCTGAAAACTTCATGAAATTCCTCAATAAAACCTTCTTCTTTCCGCTTGTCTTCCCCTATAAGATTAGACTTAATATTAGATATGGACTGATCGTCTGTAACATCAAAAATATTTGATATAACGAACCCTTTGAATATATAGCTATTAGGAGGAAACTTTTCTTTCCAAAGCTCTATGTTTTCAAAATTATCCAATAATTCATCATAATCTGCTTTAGTAATTTTTTTTGCAATCTCTGTTGGAACAATTTCACAAAAATCTGCATTATATAGTATTTTATAATAACGAAGTATCCCATTAGCATCAGGTATTTCGTAATAAAATGGTCTTTTAAAATTCAAATTATAGCCATAGCAAAAATTTAAAATAATGGTACATGCAATAATATATGTATCATCTTCTGGCATATTTTTCATTTGAAGCTCAAAATCGTCACCAGCAGTTTTTATAATACTTTTAAATCTTTCGGATGAATTAAAAATCAAATTGTGAAAAGGAACGGATGCTGTTTTTATTTCATTTTTAGTTAGAATAGGACTAAAAGAATCTTCAAGAATGACTGCTATCTCTTTTTCTCTTTTTTTTAATATTGAAAAATCGCTAAAACCTTCTTCTAATTCAGGATATGCATGAGCCGTATTTAAGATACGCTTCGCTCTAGCTGCTACAAATTCATCATCACTTTTAGCTAAAGCTTTATAATGCTTAAGTAGCAAATCAAAACTCACTTTTAAATTTAAAGGCGATTCGATATTATCGTTAATATCCATAGTATGGGTTCTCTTAGAATACAAAGTTACAAATTATTGCTTTAGTCGATATAAACTAGACTTGATAACATCAAAAATGTTACAAGTTTAAATGTTAAATTTATTATATCTTTTATCTAATTTCAACGGAAACCCCGAGACTGAGCTTCGGAGAATTCTTTTGATTAAATTCGGCTGAATTGTCACTATTTAAAAACCTTTAGCTAATAAAAAACTATGATGAGGCTCTCTAAAAAGTCTTTATAAGATAAATGAAGATGTCATAATTTTACATATATTTATCTGAATATTAACCAATTAAAACTAAAATTATGTTTTCAAAAACAAATTTAATTTCAACGATTATTACCACCATTTGGGGATTTCTTGGCGGCTGGGTACTTTGGGGAATTATAGGTGATCCCATGCTGACAGATCATACTGTTACCTCTGGCCTTATGAAAGAAATGCCAGACATGGCTTTGCTAGCTGTTGGTTGTTTAATTGTAGGATTCGCATTTTCAACTATATATTCAAAATGGGAC from Flavivirga spongiicola encodes:
- a CDS encoding N-acetyltransferase, whose amino-acid sequence is MNRIPTIKLYGAAGCHKTNYYKILLDKTELPYQFLDVEKNKDHAEELRNLYENRKLNFPTITIGEKKLRNPYKEDLEKWLNKLIPSRLDIIHDKENKRFTLDINGENAKIDYQLRDNKMYLIHSEVPYHLRGRGIGKVLVEKTLEQLTNECYKAVVVCSYIKAVVSRSEKWNKIIEY
- a CDS encoding peroxiredoxin family protein: MSNQAEEKQVFKAPEFDVNQWVDAEGNKTEAIKLSDFKGKFKVVYCFQSWCPGCHSKGLPDLKKMVEALKDNDEVAFLAVQTVFEGHDSNTYEKIVETQKQYDLKIPFGHDPGDYGRSGSNIMFNYKTGGTPWFLFIDKHDNVVFSDFHLNPDAAIEFLKTL
- a CDS encoding FAD-dependent oxidoreductase, which produces MNDILLYGADWCPDCRRAKAYLKENNVAYTFIDVDLDKEATARVEAINNGKRIIPTLIIKNKSYTNPDNVELASVLGINETGRVQLFGADWCPDCKRAKSFLRDHGINFEFIDVDKYDWATQKVEEINNGKRTIPTILIDDIPYTNPDNVKLTELLSINVEKEHKIFDTIIIGGGAAGLTTSIYAQRDRFDTLILEKSTIGGNAFLTEKIENYPGFQSISGPKLMEKMEEQAKTYGAVIKTGEEVIAIEKQDDIFSIKTKSTTFLGKSVVLSTGSTYRKLGIPNEEELIGSGIHFCATCDGAFYRDKDIIVIGGGNSALEEGIFLAGFCKSVKIVHRSENFSASETYVEKLDTIENISTYMNKNSLEFISDEKGLFKGLKVKDNDTNEASVIEADGVFIFIGLIPNTQSFKNIVNLDNRGFIQTTGLAETSVNGIFAAGDCREGAIAQVAAATGEGVLASYGIRNYLK
- the msrA gene encoding peptide-methionine (S)-S-oxide reductase MsrA, which codes for MANKNLELATFGGGCFWCTEAVFQEVKGVEKVVSGYSGGNVPGHPTYREICSGLTGHAEVIQVMFNAHTISYEELLVIFMTTHDPTTLNRQGADRGTQYRSVIYYHNEKQKEIAEIVLKEMTPYYENPVVTEISPLDVFYEAEREHQDYYSNNQEQGYCSFVITPKLAKLRKLHADKLK
- the msrB gene encoding peptide-methionine (R)-S-oxide reductase MsrB — protein: MLTWKEVINFSVNGNPTPDRRVEKTDGEWRTQLTPEQFRITRQKGTERPHSGALCSTHDAGKYNCVCCDAPLFDSTIKFSSGTGWPSFTQPIKENAIKYERDTAFGMVRVEVMCNTCDAHLGHVFPDGPDPSGLRYCINSESMQLEKETINGK
- a CDS encoding Pycsar system effector family protein translates to MDNLIAEAEKYVIQYLNDNLDNKFVYHNLSHTQNVVKKANELAELANLKETDKSLLLLSAWFHDTGYTKSIDNHEAESVKIADAFLKEHNVSENDIKSISDLILATKMKYEPKNELEKTIRDADCAHIGSKKFGDITELLRKEWELACNKTLSDEEWLSMNIDFLSNDHRFYTNEASAKWDKVKSKNLAQLLKAQNKLKQDSTKLKYKKEELSLKKNKVALPERGIETMFRVTLKNHITLSNIADTKANILLSVNAIIVSLVLSNLVSKLDNPSNQYLIVPTIIFVLFTVISIVLSILATRPNVTSGKFTKNDVANKKVNLLFFGNFHKMSLKDFEWAMGEMMQDRDYLYSSMKKDLYFLGLVLDKKYKILRLTYSVFMVGIIVSVLSFAIAFQFFSGTTAV
- a CDS encoding pentapeptide repeat-containing protein — its product is MIENKDFEDLNYSEKPLDKGEYEDCRFTNCNFVNVDLSNMSFTDCQFTDCHFSLTNINHSVLNDVSFSNCKLLGIHFNNCDDLFLSISFDNCNLELSVFYNLTLKKMLFKNCNLTGVDFTETNLTGATFQNCNLKNALFQNTTLERVNFNTAYNISLDPENNRMKHAKFSKENIAGLLSKYQIKIT
- a CDS encoding GAF domain-containing protein, with translation MDINDNIESPLNLKVSFDLLLKHYKALAKSDDEFVAARAKRILNTAHAYPELEEGFSDFSILKKREKEIAVILEDSFSPILTKNEIKTASVPFHNLIFNSSERFKSIIKTAGDDFELQMKNMPEDDTYIIACTIILNFCYGYNLNFKRPFYYEIPDANGILRYYKILYNADFCEIVPTEIAKKITKADYDELLDNFENIELWKEKFPPNSYIFKGFVISNIFDVTDDQSISNIKSNLIGEDKRKEEGFIEEFHEVFRSLLGINDLKVGFSIFNEEEQTFERVYGVGMHSFLLNNSENASCKGALCGWSYNRLLNESKYFSVSDVDKMFKLSKGKAPHIASLHEQGIKSAIFAPIANDKGLMGILEIVSNKPQVLNSINANKLIDVMPFIVSAVERSKSDEENLIEAIIQKECTSIHPSVHWRFEKEAKNFIKSEMSGEQAIFKKIAFENIYPLYGQIDIKGSSEARNKATQQDLTLQLTAIKRIFKSASEIEGLPIYDQFIYQTDNYLKGLGDHFQVDSEQQISEFFKRDIEPVLKHLYTIDELKEQIDAYFDSIDDKVNMLYRHRKEYDDTIAVINKEMASLLDAKQVEAQQMYPHYFERFKTDGVEHNMYVGESITREDSFNLIYLYNLRLWQLQVMCEMENSYYQMQSSFPVSLDVASMILVFNQPLSISFRMDEKQFDVDGTYNARYEIVKKRVDKAYIKGTTERVTQKGKISIVYSQKQDEREYLRYIKFLQSRHYLDTDIEILELQDLQAVTGLKAIRVSVLYHKDENDKAFYTYEDLMKEIKA